The sequence CAGCCATCCTTTGATCAGTTCTTTCAGGCCACCTTCAAATTCTTCTTTGCTGCCGCTGATCTTGTTTTCACCAAGCTCCAGCACGTAGATGGCGTCAGATATTTCAAAGGCTTGCTTGACGCGTTGGTCAACAATGACAAAGGTCACTCCTTCACTTTTGAGATCGAGTAAAGTGGCGTAAATCTGGTTGGCAATCTTAGGAGCCAGAGTTGCGGTCGGCTCATCCAGTAAACAGACGTCGGGGTCGGTAAGAAGGCATCTGCCGATTTCCAGAATCCTTTGCTGGCCGCCGCTGAGGAGGCCGGCCGCTTGCCTGCGCTTTTCGGCAAGAATCGGGAAGCGCTCGAAAACTCGAGCTATGGCCGATCGTACCCTCTTTCTGTCTCGCTTGAAAATCCATGTGCCGAGTTCCAGATTTTCCTGCACAGTGAGATCAGGGAAAAGGCTTCGAAACTGGGGAACGTATGCTATTCCCTGCCTGATGAAATCATGCACCCTGAGATGGCTGATCTGTTGGCCTCGAAAATAAATGGCTCCGCCTGTCGGTCTCAGCAGTCCATAGAGCGCCTTGAGAAGCGTTGACTTCCCAGCCCCATTGGGGCCGATGATGCTCGTGATGGACTGCTCGGCAACTTCCACAGAGACGCCTTTGAGGATGTTGATATCCCTGTAGTAGGCCACGCTCAGGTTTTCAGCTTTGAGCAGAACCATGGTCAGCTTCCAAGATACGCTTCGATGACTCGTTCGTCGGCCTTGATCTCTTCTTCTGAGCCGTGCGCAATGACCCTGCCGAGATCAAAGACATAGATTTCATCGGAAAGCCTGTAGACCGACTTCATATCATGGCTGATCAAAATGAACGTCTTGCCCTGTTTCTTCATTGTCCTGACCTGTTCGAAAAATAGGGTCTTGAGTTCCGGGTGCACTCCGGCAAACGGTTCGTCAAGGAGGACAAGCTCCGGGTCGCGCATCCACAGCCGCAGGAGTTCCAATAACTTCTGCTGTCCACCGGAGAGTTCCTCCGCCAGACTGTTTTGCAGGTCCAGCATGCCCACCTGCTCCAACAGGTCCAGGGCTTCACGGTGGATCTGTCGGTTGGACTTGTTGGAGTCCAGAACCGAAGCCAGTATATTGTCCACGACCGTGACTCTCTTGAAAACTCGCGGAATTTGAAAGGTACGCCCTATGCCAAGTTTTGCTGTAATATGAGGGCGCTGCCCGGTAATGGCCTTTCCCTTGAAGCGCACTTCACCCTTCTCCGGCCTGTAAATACCGTTGATGCAATTGAGAAGAGTGGTTTTGCCGGAGCCGTTGGGACCGATGACCGCGGCAATGGTGTTCTCAGGCACCGACAGGCTGATGCCGTCTAGAGCTCTGACTCCACCAAAGGTTTTTACGAGGTTTTCGATTTCGATCAAATATGCCATTTTATGCCCGGGCCGATTCTCAAATTCTGGTCGTCACTCTGCCCAAGAGTCCCTGTGGACGGATCATTACCATCAGAATGAGGATGACAAAAGCAACCACAGGCGACAGTGCCACCGGCATGAAGACCGCACTGACGCTTTCTGCCAGACCGTAAACAACGCCCCCCAGCAGGGCACCCAGAGGCGTTCCGAGGCCGCCGAGGACGATCACCACAAAGGCAATCAATGTGTAGGACTGCCCCATCA comes from Deltaproteobacteria bacterium and encodes:
- a CDS encoding ABC transporter ATP-binding protein, with the protein product MVLLKAENLSVAYYRDINILKGVSVEVAEQSITSIIGPNGAGKSTLLKALYGLLRPTGGAIYFRGQQISHLRVHDFIRQGIAYVPQFRSLFPDLTVQENLELGTWIFKRDRKRVRSAIARVFERFPILAEKRRQAAGLLSGGQQRILEIGRCLLTDPDVCLLDEPTATLAPKIANQIYATLLDLKSEGVTFVIVDQRVKQAFEISDAIYVLELGENKISGSKEEFEGGLKELIKGWLE
- a CDS encoding ABC transporter ATP-binding protein, giving the protein MAYLIEIENLVKTFGGVRALDGISLSVPENTIAAVIGPNGSGKTTLLNCINGIYRPEKGEVRFKGKAITGQRPHITAKLGIGRTFQIPRVFKRVTVVDNILASVLDSNKSNRQIHREALDLLEQVGMLDLQNSLAEELSGGQQKLLELLRLWMRDPELVLLDEPFAGVHPELKTLFFEQVRTMKKQGKTFILISHDMKSVYRLSDEIYVFDLGRVIAHGSEEEIKADERVIEAYLGS